A region of the Blochmannia endosymbiont of Camponotus nipponensis genome:
ATATAATCCATCTAGTATTTTGTTAATTCCTGGAAAAATTTCTTGTCTTGTTATATTACGATTAATAGATATTATTTTTAAATATTGATTCCATAAACGATTTATTAATTGTTTTTCTTCATGCCGCACATGATCAGACATTTGATCTTGAATAAATGGTTCTACGGCAGATTTATATGTACCTACCCTGAAAATATGAGTGTTAATTTTTAAATTGTTTAATAGTGATTTATAATATAACTTGTTGGTGGAGATACCTCGTAAATCTACAAAACCATGTGGAGTGAGATAAATTTTGTTTGCGTAGCTAGCTAGAAAATATTGAGATTGGTTATAGTAATCAGAAATAGCATAAATTAGTTTACCAGCATCTTTAAATTCACGTAATACTTTTCCAATGTACTCTAATGAGGCTTGATTACTTCCTGAAAAATTTTTTAATGACAATATTAGTCCGGTTATGCATGGATCATTTTTAGCTTGACGTAATATATTAATAATATCAAACAGTGAATTTTCTTTAGTATTTGATCTGTTCGTGTTAAGTAAATGCTGACTGAATTTGTGAAATTTACCATATGTTACAGGTTTATCTACAATGATACCAGAAAGATCTAGAATTAATGCAGTGTGTTTTGACAATGATGCGGTAGAAGAATCACTTAAATTTAAATATATTCCTATACTGATGATTATAAATATTATAAACAATATATTTATTGTTACTGTTCGTATCAGGTATAGTGTACGTATACTGTATTTAAATACTCTATAAATGGTCTTCCATACATTTTGAATGAACGCTGTAATCATTAAAGACATTCTATGATAATCCAAATGAGTTATTATGTTCACATACTATCTAATATTTAAAATTGTATTAGATATTAGATAGTATGCATAAATTAAATAAAAATTATGATATTTTCATGATTTTATTAGGTTTTTCATATATCAACATGAACTGTAAACCATGTTATACTTATCCGTGGTAAGAGCAATTAAATTTGTATGTTAATGTTCATGTAGGTGGTTTGTGAGCGCGCGCGCGGTACAAGTGTATGCTAAAGATCAAAATCTGCCCATACTGGAGCGTGATCAGACGGTCTTTGCATACTACGAATATCATAATTTATCTCACAATTTTTACAACGATTTACCAAAGAGCGTGTTGCCAATATCAAATCAATACGTAAACCATTATTTTTATCAAATCCATGCGATCTATAACTGAACCAAGAATAACGTTTGTCATGATAGGGGTGCATATTTCGATATATATCTATTAAACCCCAGTTCATTAAACGATTGATCCATGTTCTTTCTTCTGGTAAGAAAGAACATCGTCCTGACATAAGCCAACGTTTTTTATTTTCTTCGCTAATACCAACATCAAAATCTGTAGGACTAATATTCATATCGCCTATAATTAGTAATAATGAATTACTGTGATAGGTACGTTCTATGTAGTTTTGCAAATTTTTATAAAAACGTTTTTTATACAAAAATTTTTCTGGATGATTTTTATTTTCTCCTTGAGGAAAATAAGCGTTAATAATAGTTAATATACCTATTGATGTCATAATATCAGCAATGATGATGCGTTTTTGAGATAGATCATCATCATTAGTAAGCCCATGAATAATAGTTAAAGGAATTTGGCGAAGAAGCAATGCAACACCATGGTATTTTTTTTGTCCATAGTAATATACGTGATAACCATTTTGTAATATTTCCTCTATAGGAAAAGAATCATCATGTACTTTAGTTTCTTGTAGGCAAATTACGTCAGGTTGTAATTGAAAGATAATTTTATTTAATTGATGCATACGAGCACGTAATCCATTGATATTAAAAGTAACAAATTTCATATAGTGTTAGTGTGTGAATTATTTTTATGTTACAGAACATAGGTATTATTTTTTTTAATTACAATATAATTAATAATTATATGATGGTATATAAAAAAAGTGTTTTTCACTAAACAAATTGGTTATTAATCAGTTTAGCAATTATGTTTTTAAAAATAAAAGCTAATATCTTAAAATTGAGCTTATTATATATGAATACTTCGATGTAATACAATGTATAATATATGAAAAATATTTGTTTATTTTAGATAAGTATATTTAAGTTTGAGGTATTATCGTATGATATACGAAGGTTATTAATTTATTAGAATAATTATTATGGTTGTAATTTTTGTATATGTTTATTACTGGATGATTAATTGATTTAGTGAATAAACACAGATATTATCTATGTTTTTAACAGTTATAATTCAAGTGTTCATAATTTACAATTTTATTGCAAATTTATAAAATAAAATATTTTCATGTAACGGTAAATATTTCAACTAAAATATTAATATTAATTGGAATTGATTTTTATGATTTTACTCAGATAATTTAAAATTATCATAAAAATAGTTTAAATATGTATTTAAAATAGCATGTTAAATAAAATAGGTATATAAGTGTTTGTGGTATATATAACAAAAAAATTATTTCATGAAGAATTACTGTACCCAACGATATGATGTATATGATATGAATGATTAAAGTATAAATCTTATTTTAAGTTAATTAAATATTATTTTTAAAATAATTAATATTTATGTCATATAAAACATATGAGGATCTAAAGTTTTAAAATTTTAAATGTTTATTGTTATTATTATATTAATTGGCAACATCAACAGATTGATTATATTTTTTATATGTAGAACTAGAAGATGATGGTGAAATTATTTATAGTCATAATATTTTGGAATATATTATGTGGCATTATTAGTTTTAGTGATTGTTTTGATACATTTGATGTTTAAGATATATTAAGTATATATAATTATCAATAATTTTTATTTAAACACTCAAAGCATATTTATTTAGAAGATAAATTATAATACTGTGTTCATCCAATAACATTGGATGTTGTATTGTAATTTTGATTTTTGGTTATTTTAATAATTCTGAAGAACATATAGCTTGCAAGTATGTTTATTTAATTTATGAGTCTTCATAAGATATATGAATCGTTAATTAAAGATTATTTTTTGTATATTGTATATGTTGTTATTATTGATATTTTAGTTTGAATTTGTAAAAAGAATGACAATATAAAGTTTATATTAGTCATTATGTGTTACTATACAGCTTATGTTAATTGAAAATTTTTGTCATTTTTATTATAATCAGTGTCAATATGGTTATTTTTCATGTGTGCACAGATGAATTTATTTTGGTGTGGAAAGAAATAGGATTTTTTCATATAAATAGAAAATATTATAGTAATTCACTATAATGGATGTTTGATGAGGTACTAATAAGGTTTGAATCAGTAACTAATATTTTTAACTATTATAGAACTTTCTATTTGATTATTATCATCATTGTTATGATAACTAAATAATAATAATTTTTAAAATAAATTTAGTAAATATTTTGATGTTTATGTCACTAAAATAGAATATGTGCGAGATTAGTTTAATGAAATATATATAATTTATAAAACAACTATATATTATATACTACATAACATATAAAGATAAAATGGATTTAAACGGTCACCAGTTACTGTTTTATGCATCAGTACGTTTTTTCATTGTATATGAAAAAATGTTGAATAATGTGTTCAAAAGTACTTTGTGCTATATGAAATTAATAGTTAAAGCAAAAAATCTTCTAGAGTTTTCTTTTTTTCATCAATAGCTTTTTTAATAATTGAGGGAGTACGTCCTTGTCCGGTCCAGGTTTTAATTTCACCATATTTGTTGGTGTACTGATATTTTGCTGGACGAATTGCGCGTTTATTTTTA
Encoded here:
- the xthA gene encoding exodeoxyribonuclease III — its product is MKFVTFNINGLRARMHQLNKIIFQLQPDVICLQETKVHDDSFPIEEILQNGYHVYYYGQKKYHGVALLLRQIPLTIIHGLTNDDDLSQKRIIIADIMTSIGILTIINAYFPQGENKNHPEKFLYKKRFYKNLQNYIERTYHSNSLLLIIGDMNISPTDFDVGISEENKKRWLMSGRCSFLPEERTWINRLMNWGLIDIYRNMHPYHDKRYSWFSYRSHGFDKNNGLRIDLILATRSLVNRCKNCEINYDIRSMQRPSDHAPVWADFDL